From the bacterium genome, one window contains:
- a CDS encoding acyl-CoA dehydrogenase family protein: MDFSFTEDQLLVGSLAREFANREAAATIKECDETACFNRDFLKKMAVAGLLGLSIPPRYGGTGNDYIALGLACEELEYVDTSLRVILSVHLGLNSLTLLTWATEEQKQRWLVPQAKGDKVATFAMTEPAAGSDVAGIQTHARRDGTDYVLTGEKIWISLADVADHFAVLAWTDTEKKKARDHSGLSVFLLERGMKGLTTATIHGKLGVRAGNTGSVAFDDLRVPESNRLGLEGEGFKIAMSALDQGRYTVAAGSTGLIRACLDASVEYAQARTTFGKPIAEHQLVKEMLAEMAGDYEACRLLWLKAGWLKNQGKRNTRETSLAKLYGCAAAEKAASNAVQIHGAYGYSSEYNVERFYRNAKGAQIYEGTREIHKLLQADYALGLRTDKPTRCSLPIPE, translated from the coding sequence GTGGACTTCTCCTTCACCGAGGATCAACTCCTCGTCGGCAGCCTGGCGCGGGAGTTCGCTAACCGCGAGGCGGCTGCGACCATTAAGGAGTGCGACGAGACCGCGTGCTTCAACCGAGACTTCCTGAAGAAGATGGCCGTTGCCGGTCTCCTCGGCCTTTCGATCCCGCCTCGATACGGCGGCACCGGTAACGACTACATCGCCCTCGGTCTCGCCTGCGAAGAACTGGAATACGTCGACACGTCACTCCGGGTCATCCTGTCGGTACACTTGGGGCTGAACAGTCTCACGCTTCTGACATGGGCAACTGAAGAACAGAAGCAGCGCTGGCTCGTGCCGCAGGCAAAAGGCGACAAGGTCGCCACGTTCGCCATGACCGAGCCCGCGGCCGGCAGCGACGTGGCCGGAATCCAGACCCATGCCCGTCGGGACGGAACTGACTACGTCCTCACCGGCGAGAAGATATGGATATCGCTGGCCGACGTCGCCGACCACTTCGCCGTCCTCGCGTGGACCGACACAGAGAAGAAAAAGGCCCGTGACCACTCGGGCCTGTCGGTGTTTCTCCTCGAACGCGGAATGAAAGGTCTGACCACGGCCACGATTCACGGCAAGCTGGGCGTCCGCGCCGGCAACACCGGCTCGGTTGCCTTCGACGATCTGCGGGTGCCGGAGTCCAACCGGCTTGGTCTGGAAGGCGAAGGCTTCAAGATTGCCATGTCCGCGCTGGACCAGGGACGCTACACCGTGGCGGCCGGCTCGACCGGGCTCATCCGCGCCTGCCTCGATGCCTCGGTTGAGTACGCACAGGCTCGCACGACCTTCGGCAAGCCCATTGCCGAGCACCAACTGGTCAAAGAGATGCTTGCCGAGATGGCCGGCGACTATGAAGCCTGCCGTCTGCTCTGGCTCAAAGCCGGCTGGCTCAAGAACCAGGGCAAACGGAATACACGTGAGACATCGCTCGCCAAGCTCTACGGCTGCGCAGCCGCGGAGAAAGCCGCTTCCAACGCGGTCCAGATTCACGGCGCTTATGGCTACTCCAGCGAGTACAATGTCGAGCGGTTCTACCGGAACGCCAAAGGCGCGCAGATCTACGAGGGCACGCGCGAGATACACAAACTCCTGCAGGCCGACTACGCACTTGGCCTGCGTACGGACAAGCCGACTCGATGTAGTTTGCCCATTCCAGAATAG
- a CDS encoding uracil-DNA glycosylase family protein: MQRSERRKPHSIEQTASRFAVLAARMKRCRKCGLPEGVSAVFGRFDSPRWMLVGQAPGKKEVILGRPFAGAAGRRLFQWLAEAGFEEEQFRTFCYVTAMMKCFPGSGERGDLKPSRQQVANCAPWLEQELALVRPVVLIPVGQLAIERFLGKVKLADVVGRGFEGEMGGSSVTVIPLPHPSGASAWTNAPENRRLIRRAIRLIAAAASGRSGSASRRGRGSEQSSP, from the coding sequence ATGCAGAGGTCGGAACGGCGGAAGCCCCATAGCATCGAGCAGACGGCATCGAGGTTCGCCGTGCTTGCCGCGCGAATGAAGCGCTGCCGGAAGTGCGGATTGCCTGAGGGAGTTAGCGCGGTATTCGGACGCTTTGACTCGCCCCGCTGGATGCTGGTCGGGCAGGCGCCGGGTAAGAAAGAGGTGATACTGGGCAGGCCGTTCGCTGGCGCGGCCGGACGAAGGCTGTTCCAGTGGCTGGCCGAGGCCGGATTCGAGGAGGAGCAGTTCCGAACGTTCTGCTATGTGACCGCGATGATGAAGTGCTTCCCCGGAAGCGGCGAGCGGGGAGACCTGAAGCCCAGCCGTCAACAGGTCGCCAACTGCGCGCCTTGGCTGGAGCAGGAACTGGCACTGGTCAGGCCGGTCGTCCTGATTCCTGTCGGACAGCTCGCGATAGAGCGATTCCTGGGCAAGGTGAAGCTGGCTGACGTCGTCGGGCGCGGGTTCGAGGGCGAGATGGGCGGTTCGTCGGTGACTGTCATCCCGCTGCCGCATCCCTCCGGTGCATCGGCTTGGACAAACGCACCGGAGAATCGGAGGCTCATCCGGCGGGCAATTCGGCTGATCGCCGCGGCGGCTAGCGGCCGGTCAGGTTCTGCATCACGCCGCGGAAGAGGCTCGGAACAGTCATCGCCTTGA
- the uvrB gene encoding excinuclease ABC subunit UvrB, with translation MIEQTDRFKLVAPFKPSGDQPQAIEELCRFVQDGAKYATLLGVTGSGKTYTMANVIERLNRPTIIMSHNKTLAAQLYGEFKGFFPENAVEYFVSYYDYYQPEAYVPEHDLYIEKDASINEEIERLRLRATSALVERRDVVVVASVSCIYNLGEPWEFRNSILPVEIGKDMDRERLLEELVKLQYTRNDVDLKRSTFRVRGDVVDIHPSHRDYGVRVEFDGSVIGRLTVFDVVSGDMIERKPRMVMYPAKQFITTEQQITAAEVTIEQELAARVAEFEAQGKLLEAQRIKTRTKFDLEMMREFGYCPGIENYSRHLLGKKAGERPYTLLDYFPADYLMVMDESHTSVPQVQGMYNGDRVRKQTLVDYGFRLPSCLDNRPLRFDEFSMLVNQAVFTSATPGPYEATVSQGRVAELIVRPTGLVDPKMTIRPTKGQVDDLIAEVRNRVKLKERVLVTTLTKRMAEDLAEYLTEMGLKVRYLHSEIGAIERVEILRQLRLGEFDVLVGINLLREGLDLPEVSLVVILDADKEGFLRDERSIIQTSGRAARHLSGEVILYADVVTRSIRNALKEIDRRRQKQLDYNAAHGIEPRSIQKSIDQVRLTTSVADAKGELIGDEANDLGAEEEDKVALLSRLQREMEQAAALLEFEKAAALRDRIKQARQQIDDEEWKTARKARMKRR, from the coding sequence CGTCATCGAGCGGCTGAACCGACCGACCATCATCATGTCGCACAACAAGACCCTCGCCGCGCAGCTCTACGGCGAGTTCAAGGGGTTCTTCCCGGAAAACGCGGTCGAGTACTTCGTGTCGTACTACGACTACTACCAGCCAGAGGCGTATGTGCCCGAGCACGACCTGTACATCGAGAAGGACGCTTCCATCAACGAGGAGATTGAGCGGCTGCGGTTGCGGGCCACGTCGGCTTTGGTCGAGCGGCGGGACGTTGTCGTGGTCGCCTCGGTTTCGTGCATCTACAACCTCGGCGAGCCGTGGGAGTTCCGCAACTCGATTCTGCCGGTTGAAATCGGCAAGGATATGGACCGGGAGCGGTTGCTCGAGGAACTGGTGAAGCTGCAGTACACGCGGAACGACGTTGACCTGAAGCGTTCGACGTTCCGCGTCCGCGGGGACGTGGTGGACATTCACCCATCGCATCGCGACTACGGCGTACGGGTGGAGTTCGACGGCAGCGTGATTGGCCGGCTGACGGTATTCGACGTCGTCTCCGGGGACATGATTGAGCGGAAGCCACGGATGGTGATGTACCCGGCCAAGCAGTTCATCACGACCGAGCAGCAGATTACCGCCGCCGAGGTGACGATTGAGCAAGAATTGGCTGCGCGGGTGGCCGAGTTTGAGGCGCAGGGTAAGCTGCTTGAAGCCCAGCGTATCAAGACCCGCACGAAGTTCGACCTTGAGATGATGCGCGAGTTCGGGTACTGCCCGGGCATCGAGAACTACTCGCGCCACCTGCTGGGCAAGAAGGCAGGGGAGAGGCCGTACACGTTGCTCGACTACTTCCCGGCCGACTACCTGATGGTGATGGACGAGTCCCACACGTCTGTGCCGCAGGTTCAGGGGATGTATAACGGGGACCGGGTACGCAAGCAGACGCTGGTTGACTATGGGTTCAGGCTGCCGTCGTGCCTTGATAACCGACCGCTGAGGTTCGATGAGTTCAGCATGCTGGTCAACCAGGCGGTGTTCACGTCGGCCACGCCCGGGCCGTATGAGGCGACGGTAAGCCAGGGTCGCGTAGCGGAGTTGATAGTCAGGCCGACCGGACTGGTTGACCCGAAGATGACCATCAGGCCGACCAAGGGGCAGGTGGACGACCTGATTGCCGAGGTCAGGAACCGGGTGAAGCTGAAGGAGCGAGTGCTGGTCACGACACTGACCAAGCGTATGGCCGAGGACCTTGCCGAGTACCTGACCGAGATGGGGCTGAAGGTGCGCTACCTTCACTCGGAGATCGGCGCGATTGAACGGGTAGAAATCCTGCGGCAGTTGCGGCTGGGTGAGTTCGACGTCCTGGTGGGCATCAACCTGTTGCGCGAGGGGCTTGACCTGCCCGAGGTGTCGCTGGTAGTGATTCTTGACGCGGACAAGGAGGGTTTCCTGCGTGATGAGCGGTCGATCATCCAGACCTCGGGCCGGGCGGCCCGCCATCTCAGCGGCGAGGTGATTCTCTACGCCGACGTCGTGACGCGCTCCATTCGGAATGCGCTCAAGGAGATCGACCGGCGGCGGCAGAAGCAGCTCGATTACAATGCAGCGCACGGCATCGAACCGCGTTCGATCCAGAAGTCAATCGACCAGGTGCGTCTGACGACATCGGTTGCCGACGCAAAGGGTGAGCTGATAGGCGATGAGGCGAACGACCTTGGTGCCGAGGAAGAGGACAAGGTTGCCTTGCTGTCCAGGCTTCAGCGAGAGATGGAACAGGCCGCGGCGCTGCTTGAGTTCGAGAAGGCGGCAGCGCTGCGCGACAGGATCAAGCAGGCGCGGCAGCAGATTGATGATGAGGAGTGGAAGACGGCGAGGAAGGCGAGGATGAAGAGAAGGTAG
- the purB gene encoding adenylosuccinate lyase, whose translation MTTRYDTPEMAALWNEEAKFRSWLLVEKTVATVEAELGIIPKLAARAIQHASFKLKEIDEFEKVTNHDVIAFTRSVAKSVGAAGKYVHYGLTSYDVVDTALSLRCISAFDIVLAAMGDLRVETARLALEHKRTPMMGRTHGVHAEPITFGLKCLSWFEETNRNIRRLAAAADEMRHGKISGVVGGYTQMGPEVEAKVLKRLNLRPEPVSTQVIPRDRHAAMLDALALTATGLERIATEIRNLQRTEIGEVGEPFAKGQRGSSAMPHKKNPITCERITSLARLVRAYAQVALDNVCLWHERDLSNSANERVIIPEAFTLTHYMIRKMTGVLSDLVVRPDRMLANLESSGQTFFSQAVMLELVHAGMDKDQAYKLVQELAFSCQTQGSSLPELCEANPEISKLLDRRAMGRAFDLKRLLRNVDAVYRRVGLTARKPKN comes from the coding sequence ATGACGACACGCTACGACACCCCGGAAATGGCCGCGCTCTGGAATGAAGAGGCTAAGTTCCGTTCGTGGTTGCTGGTCGAGAAGACAGTCGCCACGGTTGAGGCCGAACTCGGCATCATACCGAAGCTCGCCGCCCGCGCCATACAGCACGCCTCATTCAAGCTGAAGGAAATAGACGAGTTCGAGAAGGTCACCAACCACGACGTCATCGCGTTCACCCGCAGCGTCGCGAAGTCGGTCGGTGCGGCCGGCAAGTACGTCCACTACGGACTGACGTCCTACGACGTCGTCGACACCGCGCTCTCCCTGCGCTGCATCTCTGCTTTCGATATAGTCCTGGCCGCAATGGGCGACCTGCGTGTGGAAACGGCGCGCCTCGCGCTGGAGCACAAACGCACGCCGATGATGGGCCGAACCCACGGTGTCCACGCCGAGCCGATTACATTCGGCCTGAAGTGCCTGTCGTGGTTTGAGGAGACCAACCGCAACATCCGGCGCCTGGCCGCGGCCGCCGACGAGATGCGACACGGCAAGATATCCGGTGTGGTCGGCGGCTACACCCAGATGGGCCCCGAAGTCGAGGCAAAGGTACTCAAGCGTTTGAATCTCCGGCCCGAACCGGTCTCCACTCAAGTAATTCCGCGCGACCGTCATGCCGCGATGCTCGACGCCCTCGCCCTGACCGCCACCGGGCTGGAACGTATCGCCACCGAGATCCGCAACCTGCAGCGCACGGAGATCGGCGAAGTCGGCGAGCCCTTTGCCAAGGGGCAGCGGGGCTCCTCGGCCATGCCCCACAAGAAGAACCCGATAACCTGTGAACGCATCACCAGCCTTGCCCGACTGGTCCGTGCCTACGCACAGGTGGCGCTGGACAACGTCTGCCTCTGGCACGAGCGCGACCTGTCGAACTCGGCCAACGAACGCGTCATCATTCCCGAGGCCTTCACGCTCACACACTACATGATACGCAAGATGACCGGCGTGCTGTCCGACCTGGTCGTGCGGCCGGACCGGATGCTCGCCAACCTCGAATCATCGGGCCAGACGTTCTTCTCCCAAGCTGTGATGCTCGAACTCGTCCACGCCGGAATGGACAAGGACCAGGCGTACAAGCTCGTGCAGGAACTCGCCTTCTCCTGCCAGACTCAAGGTAGTTCGCTCCCCGAACTCTGCGAAGCCAATCCCGAGATATCGAAGCTCCTCGACCGCCGCGCCATGGGTCGCGCGTTTGATCTGAAACGACTCCTGCGCAACGTGGACGCAGTGTACCGACGCGTAGGACTGACCGCCCGAAAGCCCAAGAACTAG
- a CDS encoding DUF362 domain-containing protein — MTPSARVLVRKVTDLSAAVTEALDFLEYDFAGKRVWVKPNLLGPHPPDHGVTTDPEIIRHVVRGLRARGAKDILVADNPGGGLQRNVESYIAPTGVVEASEGCFRSISETPVTIPTKSRFVSEFRVSRIITEVDVILNLPVFKTHALTILTGAIKNLFGIIPGGQKSYLHTLGKSTDDFSEILVDIYQVVPVPVLTIMDALRGMDGQNGPSGGRVLGIGRILASSNPVALDAVMAAMAGTEPRRIPTTRIAGERGLGPTDLSAVEIVGDYEPVAGFRLPSYRLARGFTGIATAVVYPLMRRWPILDKQLCIKCGRCADNCPAVAIDMSPFPIVGRDKCIMCYCCAELCPVKAMTVPSLFRGVMQNLTGR; from the coding sequence TTGACTCCTTCTGCCCGCGTCCTTGTACGCAAAGTCACCGACCTGAGCGCCGCCGTCACCGAAGCGCTCGACTTCCTCGAATACGATTTCGCGGGCAAGCGGGTCTGGGTCAAACCCAACCTACTGGGCCCGCACCCGCCGGACCACGGCGTTACCACCGACCCGGAGATAATCCGGCACGTCGTGCGGGGACTCCGTGCCCGCGGCGCCAAGGACATCTTGGTAGCTGACAACCCGGGCGGCGGGCTGCAACGCAACGTCGAGAGCTACATCGCTCCGACCGGCGTGGTCGAGGCCAGCGAAGGCTGCTTTCGAAGCATCTCTGAGACGCCGGTTACCATTCCGACCAAGTCACGCTTCGTCTCCGAGTTCCGGGTCTCCCGCATCATAACTGAGGTCGACGTGATACTGAATCTCCCGGTCTTCAAGACGCACGCGCTCACCATCCTGACCGGCGCAATCAAGAACCTTTTCGGCATTATCCCAGGCGGCCAGAAGTCGTACCTGCACACGCTTGGCAAGTCAACGGATGACTTCAGCGAGATACTGGTCGACATCTACCAGGTCGTCCCGGTCCCGGTACTGACGATCATGGATGCCTTACGTGGTATGGACGGCCAGAATGGCCCGAGCGGCGGCCGCGTGCTCGGCATCGGCAGAATACTGGCCTCAAGCAACCCGGTGGCCCTCGATGCGGTCATGGCCGCGATGGCCGGCACCGAGCCGCGCCGGATACCGACGACGCGCATCGCCGGTGAGCGCGGACTCGGCCCCACGGACCTCAGTGCAGTCGAGATTGTCGGCGACTACGAACCGGTGGCAGGCTTTCGGCTGCCTTCATACCGGCTGGCCAGAGGCTTCACCGGCATCGCTACCGCAGTTGTCTACCCGTTGATGCGGCGCTGGCCGATTCTTGACAAGCAACTCTGCATCAAGTGCGGACGCTGCGCGGACAATTGCCCGGCCGTAGCCATTGACATGTCGCCATTCCCGATTGTCGGCCGGGACAAGTGCATAATGTGCTACTGCTGCGCTGAACTCTGCCCGGTCAAGGCGATGACTGTTCCGAGCCTCTTCCGCGGCGTGATGCAGAACCTGACCGGCCGCTAG